The Streptomyces sp. 11x1 genomic sequence CAGTCCGGTGACGGCCATCGCGTCGCAGGCCAGCAGGTCGGCGAAGACCCCGGCGAGCGCGCGTTGCCGGCGGCGCGAGGGCCGGCCCTCGGGGCGGTCGGCGGTGGCCGCGCGCACGGCCTGGCGCAGGACGCTGTCCACGCCGGCCAGGACGGTGCCGGGGATGAGGCAGTGGCTGATCTGGAAGCTGCGCAGCGCCAGCGACACCCCGTCGCCGACCTCGCCGACCACGGCCGTGGCGGGCACGGGTACGTCGAGGAGCTGCAGTCCGCAAAAACGCGCTCCGCGCATGCCGGGCGTGTGGATGCGCTCCAGCCGCCGTATCTGTCCGCCGGCGGGCGGTTGGGGTCCCAGCAGCAGTACCGAGTGGCTGTCGGGGCCGTCCTGGGCGCGGGTGCGGGCGTAGGCGACGAAGGTGTCGGTGCGGTCGGCGTTGATGACGGCGTCCTTGCGGCCGTTGAGGAGGAACCCGCCGCCGGGGGCGTCCACGGCGCGCAGTTCGTGCCGGAGGATGGCGTTGGCGTGCGCCACCTCGCGGTGCACGATCGAGATTCGTCCGCCGCCGCTGAGCACCCCGGCCAGGGTGCGGCGCTGGGCGTCGTCGCCGGCGGTCCACACGGCCGAGGCCGCGAACAGCGAGGTGATGCCGAAGCCGTAGCCGAGCGCCAGGTCACGGCGGAACACCGGGCGCAGGATGCGTGCCAGCCGTTCCAGGTCCCGAAGGTGCCCGCCGAGGTCGGCGGGGACGAACTCGGCGGCCAGGCCCGCCTCGGCGAGCAGTGTCTCGGTGGCCTCGGGCACCTCGCGGGCGTCGTCGGCGCGCAGCAGCGCCAGGTGGCCGTGGGGGTTGGCGGGGTCGAAGGGGTCCGCGAGCGCGGCCTCCAGGCGGGCGGCCCGCTCGGGTTCCCCGCCGCGGAACCCGGCCGGGTGTCCGGCGACCGGGTGTCCGGCGACCGGGTGTCCGGCGACCGGGTGTCCGGCGACCGGGTGTCCGGCGACCGGGTGTCCGGCGACCGGGTGTCGGGGGGCCGGGTGTCGGGGGGTGGTCACAGGACACGCACCGCGCTGAGGGCGTACTGCGTGGCGTACTGCAGCACCAGCATCCCCGCCTGTCCGATCCGCTCGCGCACGTGCCGGGCGGCCCGTGCCGTGTCGGTGCCGGGGCCCAGGACGGACGGGACGCTGCGCTCGTCGAGGAGGATGTTGTGCCGGGCGGTGAGGTGGACGCCGCTCTCGTCGGGTTCGAGGAGCCATTCGCCGGTGTGCGCGGTCAGCAGGGGTGAGGTGCGGGTCTGCTTGTAGACGATCCGGCCGGCGCCGGGAAAGCAGATCCGCACCGACTCCGTCTCGTGCGCGGTGCCGTCGACGGTGAGGCTGCCCATCGACATCACCTGCACGCCGGGGGCCTTCTCGGACACCTCCAGGGTGCGTACGTGCGGCAGTCCGGCGGGCCAGGACTGGGCCCGGTAGAGGAAGTCGAAGATCAGCTCGGCGGGCGCCCTGACGTGCACGGTGTCCTCGAAGGACAGGGTGAGGCCGTCCAGGTGCCGCCAGCGCTCGGCCATGAAGGCCAGCCGGTCGAGCTGGGCGCGGCTGTTGGCGGCGGTGACCTCGCGCACCCAGGACACGTCGGCGGGCGCGTCGTCGGCGACGGTGAAGCTGTGCTCCAGGGTCACCCGGCAGCCGTCGCCGAGCGGTCGGACGGTCCACACGCCGCTCATGGAGGTGAGGGGGGCCTCGGGCAGGTCCTGGGTGAACTGAACGCGCAGGGCGGAGACGTCCAGGTGCCGGCTGGAGACCCAGGAGCTGACCTTCTCCCCCGCGACGGCCCACAGGCGCAGCCGCTCCCGGCTGCCGTCGAAGTCCAGTTGCTCCACGTGGACGCACGGAGGGAAGAACAGCGGCCATTGCGTGGCGTCGGCGATCAGCCCGTACAGCACGCCGGCGGGGGCCGAGGCGGTCACGTCGCTGACGGCACGGTGCACTCGCGGTTCGGGCATCGTCCACACCCTTCGTTGTTCGAGGCGGCGTCGCCGCCGCGCCGGCAGGAGGCCCCCGGCTGCGCCTCTCGCCCGTGCGGCGGTCCCGCGCGGCACGGGCGGCATCCGGAGGGTGGCCCCTTGGTTTCGGCGTTGTCGGCGGCCGTTGCTCCGACCCTGTCCGGAACCGCTCGTGATGCGCACGTGCCCGGCTCGATCCGTGCTGGAGCCCGGCCGGTAGGGCGCAGGCCGCGGGCTGCGCCGTACCGGCGTGTGGGCCGCAGCACCCCGGCGCGCCACCAGGCAGGTGGCGCCGGCGCGTGCCGGCCTGCCGCGCCCGGGGGGCGGCGCGCCGGGGCGCCGCGTGCGGGCGCCGCTCCAGCGGGAGGCGGCGCCCGCTCGAGGGCCGCGGCGGACGGTGGCCACCCGGAGAACGACGACCGAGGAGGCCCCGCGGTGAAGCTGCTGCGCCCCTGCCTGCGTCTTGTGCGGAGCCTGTGGGACGCTCTGGTGGTCTACGGACTGCTGTCGGTGTGCGGTCAGACGTCGGCGTACGAGGCCGCGGCCCGCCGGGCGCCGCTGCGGGGCCTGCCTCCCGGCCATCCCGAGCGCCTGCGCGCCGATGTGCCCCTGTCTGCCCTGGAGCGCCGCCTGGCCCGCGAGCTGTCCGATGCCGGGCCCGGTCACCGGGGGCCCGCCTAGCCAGGCCCTGGCGTCACATTCCCGTCGTCGCCCGAAGGGCGGCCTGGCGGCGTCGTGGGGGTACCTCCCGGTCGAGCGCAGCCGAGACCGGGGGAGCGTGCTCTCGACGTGCCGGGCACTGACCCGCGTACCGGACGTACTCGGGTCAGTGCCCGGTGCGTCGAGAGCACGTGCAGGGCGTCGCGGGGCAGGCGGGAATGTGACGCCAGGACCTAGGGCTGCCGCGGGCCCTGCCGTGCGGTGCGCGGTGCCGTGGTGCGCGGTGCCGTGGTGCGCGGTGCCGTGGTGCGCGGTGCCGTGGTGCGCGGTGCCGTGGTGCGGGGTGCCGTGGTGCGGGGTGTGGGAGCACCCGCGCCGGCCGGGGCCCTCGGCGGCACGTGAACCGGGCGCGCGGGCCCAGACGATCGGCCGGGAGCTCGCCTGGCCGCCTCGGTCCTGGAGAAGCTGCTCGGCGGGCGGACACCGCTGCTCCCGATCTACCGGGCCATGCTCGTCGACGCCGGACACAACCGGCGGGCCGCGCGCGACCGCAACGAGTCCCGGGGCGGCTGACGGCGCAGGATGTCACCGGGCATGTCTTCGACGCCGGCCACGACCTGGCGGAGGACGTGCCGCAGGAGATGGCCGCCGCCGTTCTTGCGTTCCTGGCCGCGCATCTGCGACCGGCGACGTGAGCGAAGCGTGCCCGGCTCATCGGCAGGTCAGGCGTGGGGCGCTTTGAGGACGGCTGCGGCGTTGAAGCCGCCGCGGCCGCGGGCGAGGACCAGGGCGGTGCGCAGGCCGGGCCGGGGGCGGGGGTGGTCGACGACGAGGTCGAGGGGGCAGTCGGGGGCGAGGGGGCCGGTGCCGGTGGTGGGCGGGATGACCTGGTCGCGCAGGGCGAGCAGGGCGGCTGCCAGGTCCAGGGAGGAGCCTCCGGCGGCCAGGCGGCCGGTCATCGTCTTGGGCACGGTGACGGGTACCCCGTGGGGCCCGAACAGTGCGCACAGCACGGCGCTCTCGGCGAGGTCGCCGGCCCGTTCGCCCGCGCCGTCGGCGAAGACCACGTCGATGTCCGCCGGCGTGAGCCTTGCGTCGGTGAGGGCGAGTTGGGCGGCTTCGCGCAGCCGGGGTGTGTCGGGGCCGTCGAAGGTGGCGGCGCAGCCGGCGACGATGCCGTAGCCGGTGGCGCCGCGGGCGGCGGCGGCTTCGGCGTCCTCCAGGACGAGCAGGGCTCCGCCCTCCCCCACCAGGTGGCCGTCGGCGGCGGCGTTGAAGGGCCGGTAGGCGCGCAGCGGGTCGGCGGTGCGGCTCATGCGGCCGTCGGCCAGGTGGGCTGCCCAGCCCCACGGGCACAGGGTGGAGTCGACGCCGCCGGTGACCATCAGCTGGGCGCCGTCGCGGATGCGGCGCCGGGCGCGGGCGAGGGCGTCGATGCCGCCGGCCTGTTCGCTGATGATGGTGGAGCCGGTGCCGCGCAGCTGGTGGCGGATGGCGATCTGTCCGGGGCCGGCGCCGTGGAAGAAGCCGGAGGCCTGGTAGACGCTGACGCTGCGGGCGCCTGTGTCCCACAGGGCGGCCAGCCCGCGCTGGCCGAACTCGGTGCCGCCCGCGGAGCTGGCGGTGATCACGCCGGCCGTGTGGCCGGGCAGGCTCTCGGGGTCGGCGCCGCAGTCCTGGAGGGCTTCTTGGGCCGCGCAGAGCATCAGGCGGGTGGCGCGGTCGGTCTCGGGCAGCAGTCTGCTGGGGACGTGGTCGGTGTCGGCGAAGTCGCGGATCTCGCCGGCCAGGCGTACCGGGTAGCGGGTGGCGTCGAAGCGGGTCAGCGCTTTGATGCCGCTGCGGCCGGCCAGCAGGGCCTGCCACCAGGCGTTGGTGCCCAGTCCGTTGGGGGCGGTGACGCCGATGCCGGTGACCAGGACGCCGGCGGCGGGGTCCGGGCCGGGCCGGGTGGGGGCTGCGGCCGGGCCGGCCGGGGGGGGCTGGCGCATCGTCACACCGCCTGCTTCAGCTGCGGCTGGGTCAGGACGGTGGCGCTGTGGAAGCCGCCGAAGCCGCTGGCGACGCTGAGGACCGTGCTGGTGCGCATCTGGCGTGCGATCAGCGGGGTGTAGTCGAGGTCGCAGGTCGGGTCCGGTTGGCGCAGGTTGGCCGTGGGCGGCACGGTGTCGTGCTGGATGGCCAGCGCGCTGGCCGCCACGTCCAGGGCGCCGGCGGCGCCGAGGGCGTGTCCGATCATCGACTTGATGGAGCTGATGGGGATGGAGCGGGCGTGGTCGCCCAGGCCGGCTTTGATGGCGTGGGTCTCGTGGCGGTCGTTGGGCCGGGTGCCGGCGCCGTGGGCGTTGACGTACTCGACGTCGACCGGGTTGAGGCGGGCCTCGTCCAGGGCGGCCCGGATGGCGGCGGCCATCTCCTGTCCGCCCGGGCGCAGTCCGGTCATGTGGTGGGCGCTGCTCAGGGCCGCGTACCCGGACAGTTCGGCGTAGGCGCGGGCGCCGCGGCGGCGGGCGTGTTCGAGTTCTTCCAGGACGAGGACGGCGGCGCCCTCGCCGAGGACGAATCCGTCGCGGGTGCGGTCGAAGGGGCGGCACGCGGTGGTCGGGTCGTCGTTGCGGGGGCTGGTGAGCCGCATACGGTCGAAGCAGGCCATGGTGATCGGGGAGATGGGTGCTTCCGCGCCGCCGGCGACGACGATGTCGGCGCTGCCCTCGCGGATCAGGTCGGCGCCGTGCCCGATGGCGTCCAGGCCGGAGGTGCAGCCGCTGGAGATGAGGCCCACCGGGCCCTGGGCGCCGATGTCGCGGGCGACGACGGCCGCCAGCGAGCTGGGGACGACGTAGTCGTAGAGGAAGGCGCCGGCCCTGGTGTGGTCCACCGTCCAGGTGCTGCCGAAGTCGCTGAGGATGGCGTACTGGGTGGCCATGGCGGTGGTGCAGCCGATCGCGCTGCCCAGGCTCACCCCGGTGCGCAGCGCCCGGGTCTCCGCGCGGGTGTCGGTGGCGTCGTCGAGGCCGCTGTCGGCGATCGCCTCGCGTGCGCTGACCAGCGCGAACTGGGCGACGCGGTCGAGGCGTTCGGTGTCGGCGAGGGTGAAGCCGTGGGCGGCGGGGTCGAAGTCGACCTCGGCGGCGACCTGGGAGCGGTAGCCGGAGGCGTCGAAGAGGGTGATGCCGCGGGTGGCGGTGCGCCCGGAGGTGAGCAGGGACCAGAAGCCGGCGGCGCCCACCGCGCTGGGGGCGATGACCCCGATGCCTGTGATGACGACGCGTTTCATCGCTGTCCCCTCGTCGCCGGTGCGGCCAGGCGGTCGCGGCAGGCGCGTGCGACCAGGTGCGGCAGGTCGGGGGAATCGGCGAAGAAGTGGTCGCCGGTGACGGTGTGGCTGACGATGGGGCCGGTGGTCCAGCGCTGCCAGTGGGTGAGTGTTGCGGGTTCGGTCAGCGGGTCGTCGCTGCCGGCGAAGACCAGCACGGGGCAGGTGACGGGGCCGCCGGTGGCGGGGTGGAGGGCGGCGGCGCGCAGGGAGGCGGCCAGGCGCAGGTCGTCGCGCAGCACGGGCAGGACGCTGCGCCGCCACAGCCCGCCCGGGGAGGCGGAGGTTCCGCTGGGCAGGGAGCCGAGGTTCTCCAGCAGGGGCAGCAGGTCGGCATCGGGCAGGTCGGCGGCGCCGACCAGGGCGGTGCTGGTGTGCGGGGGCGGGCAGGCGCCGACGGCGAGGAGCAGCGGCGGCGGGGCCCCGGCGTCGGCCAGGGCCCGGGTGAGGGTGTAGGCGACGAGGGCGCCCAGGCTGTGCCCGTACAGTGCGTAGGGGCCCAGGCGGGCCGCGGTCAGCAGGGGGGGCAGCAGGTCGGCCAGGAGGGCGGCGCGGTCGGTGATGCGCGGCTCTCGCCGGCGGTTCTCGCGGCCGGGCAGCGGCAGGGGCGTGACGTCGAGGGTGGTGCCGGCCGCTGTGGGCCAGCGCCGGTAGCTGGCCACTCCCGCGCCGGCGTGGGCGAGGCAGTAGAGCCTGACCCGCCCCTCGCCCGCCCCGTCGTCTCGCGTCCGGGAAGCCATCGCTCGCCCTCCTGAGAATGTGGTCCTGTGCCGCGCAGGGCTCTGCTGCGGCCTGTCTCGCGCCTGGCCCGGTGCCTGCCCGCGCCGGTGCGGACCGCACCTGAAAGAGCGTGACGTGTGCGACTCGGGCGGCGCTCGACCGGCACCGGCCTCTCCGCGGGCCCCCGCCCCCTCGGTATGCCTGCCGTTGTGCTGCTCCGGCCGCCTCGGCGTGTGCGTGCCGTTGTGCTGGTCCGGGCCGTTTCCGTGTGCGGGTTCGCCGGTGCGTGTTCGCGGCCCGGGCGGGTGCCGGTTCGCCGGCGGTTGCGCCGCGTTCAGGCGGCGTACAGGTCGAAGGTGGAGGTGCGCCGGGGGCCGGAGAGGATGTCCAGGTGCGGGTCCACGGCGAGCATCGCCTGGTGCATGCGCTGCAGTTGGGGGGAGGGCTCCACGCCGAGTTCGTCGATGAGGCGCTGGCGCAGCCGGCGGTAGAGGTCCAGCGCGGCGGCCTGCCGGCCGGAGCGGTAGAGCGCCAGCATGGCCTGTGAGTGCAGCCCTTCGTGCTGGGGGTGACGGGCGATGAGGTGGGTGAGTTCGGCGATGAGTTCGACGTGCCGGCCGAGTCGGAGGTCGGCGTCGATGCGGCGTTCCTGGGCGACCAGGCGGCTCTGGTCCAGGCGCATGACCTCGATCTCGAGGATGGGTCCGACGCGGACGTCGACGAGGGCGGGGCCGTCCCACAGCTGCAGTGCCTGGCGCAGGAGGGTGGCGGAGCGTTCGTCCTGGCCGTCCTCGAAGGCCTGCCGGCCTTCGGCGAGAAGCCGCTCGTAGCGGTAGACGTCGACGGACTCGGCCGGTATCTGCAGCAGGTAGCCGCCGTAGCGGGTGGCCAGGACGTCCTTGGCGGTGCCCGGGGCGCCGGGGCCCATGGCGGTGCCGAGCATGCGGCGCAGCTGGAGGATGTACGTCTGGAGCGTGGTGAGCGAGCTCTGCGGCAGGTTGGTGCCCCAGATCTCCTCCATGAGGGTGGGCACGGGCACGACCCGGCCCGGGTAGAGCGCCAGCAGGGCCAGGATCTGGCGGGGCTTGCCCGCGGTGGGAACGATCGACATTCCATTGACGTCGGCGTTCAACGTGCCCAGAACTTTTATCTCCATGATTCCTCCGAGCCGAGTCGTCCTTCGGTTGCGCGTTCGGTTTTCGACTCTGTGAATAGTGGCCTGCCGCAGCAGCGTTTGTCATTGCCGACAGGCACAGGCTAGAGGAATCTGATCTTCTTTTGAGCCGCGCGCCAGGCAGGCTCGAGAATTTCTTGAGTCTTTTTGCAGCCGGACCGTTCACCTGTGCTGACGTCCGGCTGATATACCGCTGACATCGTGTTTTCGGGGCGCCTTGGCGGTGGCGGGCCTCTGTCCCGCAGGGGGCGGGGGCTGTTAGTTTTCCGGCCATGGCGAAGGAAGCTCACGGCACCTGCCCCGGTCGTGGTGCGGCCCCGGCCGCCCGGGAGATGCTGAGCCGTCTCGCGAAGCCAGCGGGGTCCGCGCCCCCGGACTCCGCCGGTTTCGGCGACGCGCTGCGGGGGTGTGAGTTTCTGCCAGAGGTGCCCGGCAGGACGCTGCCGGCCCTGCCGGGCGCCTGCCGTCGCCGCAGCCTTCGGGCGGGCTTTTCCGGTCTGGGGGCGGATGCGGCCTGAAGCCCCTCTCGAGGAATCCTTCACGGGCCCCTGAAAACAGCTGGTGAATCCGGCGCGGCGGCGGCCGGGCAACTATCTTCACCCGAGGAAGAAAGCCCCCGGCGTATTGTCTCCGAGAAATTTTCCCGGAGATCGTTCCCGGTGGGTGATTCGGCCGCCCCTATCCGGGTCCGGCCGACGTTTCGCTGGTTTTCTCGGGGCAGGACTAGATGGAATTTCAGGTTCTTGGTTCGGTCCAGGTCCACGACGAGCGCTCCGGTGTCCTCGTCGTGCCCACGGGCGCGAAGCAGCGTGCGCTGCTGGGCACCCTGGTGGTGCGGGCCGGCCATCTGGTGCCCACCGGGCTCCTCGTCGACGAGCTGTGGGGCGAGCACCCGCCGGCGAATGCGGCCAATGCCCTGCAGGCCCATGTGGGCCGGCTGCGGCGGCTGCTGCCGGGGGCGGTGCCGGGCTCGGGCGAGCGGCATCACCCGTTCCTGGTGACCCGTCCGCTGGGCTATGTGCTCAGTCTGGGCCGCGCCGAGACGGACGTGCGGCGCTTTCGCCGTCTGGCGCAGCAGGGGCGGGCGCTGGCCGGCACCGATCCCGCCGGCGCGGCCGAGGTGCTGCGCCGGGGCCTGGCACTGTGGCGCGGCCCGGCCCTGCAGGGCAGCGGGCGCGGCGCGGTCTGCTCGGCCGAGGCGGCGCTGCTGGAGGAGATGCGGCTGACCGCTCTGGAGCGGCTGTACGAGGCGGAGGTGCGCACGGGGCGCGGCCAGGAGATCACCGGCGAGCTGGAGGAGCTGACGGCCGCTCACCCGCTGCGGGAACGCTTCTACGAGCTGCTGATGAGCGCGCTGCACCGCTGCGGCCGGCAGGCGGAAGCACTGGGCACCTACGACCGGGCCCGCCGCGCTCTCGTGCACGACCTGGGCATCGAACCGGGCCCGGCGCTGCGCGGCTGTCTGCAGACGATCCTGCGCCAGGACCCCTGGTCCCCTCCCCCGGCCCCGGCCCCGTCTGCGGCCCACATCCCCGCGGCGGCGCCCGCTCCCGGGGCGGGAGCGCCCGGCACCGCTCCGGCGCCGGCACCACCACCGGCGGCGGCCGCGCCTGCGGGGGGCGGGCATCCGGCGGCCGGGCATCCGGGGGGCGACGTGCTCGGCGTACGGGCGTTGTACGAGGAGCTGCTCCGGCTGCGCGGCCACGTCGAGCGCCTGAGCCGTGAACAGCGGGCTCTGGCCGAGCGCCTGGACCAGGCGGACGGGGACCGCATGGACGGGGACCGCCCGGACCGGGTGGACCGCATGGCACGGGCCGGCCGCGTGGACGGGGCGGACCGCGTGGAGGGGGTCACCCGTGTGGAG encodes the following:
- a CDS encoding acyl-CoA dehydrogenase; translated protein: MTTPRHPAPRHPVAGHPVAGHPVAGHPVAGHPVAGHPVAGHPAGFRGGEPERAARLEAALADPFDPANPHGHLALLRADDAREVPEATETLLAEAGLAAEFVPADLGGHLRDLERLARILRPVFRRDLALGYGFGITSLFAASAVWTAGDDAQRRTLAGVLSGGGRISIVHREVAHANAILRHELRAVDAPGGGFLLNGRKDAVINADRTDTFVAYARTRAQDGPDSHSVLLLGPQPPAGGQIRRLERIHTPGMRGARFCGLQLLDVPVPATAVVGEVGDGVSLALRSFQISHCLIPGTVLAGVDSVLRQAVRAATADRPEGRPSRRRQRALAGVFADLLACDAMAVTGLRALSLLPEDAYLLAAAVKYTMPDLLRENLEELAAVLGARGYDRGPLYGGFQKLARDLPVAGLGHAGTAVCQAVLVPQLPTLARTTWFRSAEPPAALFTPGAPLPVLDHRRLAHSGTDDLLTASLIGAAERLSARAGGGPLERVLSALARAFVQELKVLRARCAALPAAGGTAFDPQACALADRYALVLAAAACLGVFEHQDAGDAFLADPAWAVLALGRIGRRLGADVPDVPAQAEHTVLAELLQRCRDGHSLDLYATQLAG
- a CDS encoding aromatase/cyclase codes for the protein MPEPRVHRAVSDVTASAPAGVLYGLIADATQWPLFFPPCVHVEQLDFDGSRERLRLWAVAGEKVSSWVSSRHLDVSALRVQFTQDLPEAPLTSMSGVWTVRPLGDGCRVTLEHSFTVADDAPADVSWVREVTAANSRAQLDRLAFMAERWRHLDGLTLSFEDTVHVRAPAELIFDFLYRAQSWPAGLPHVRTLEVSEKAPGVQVMSMGSLTVDGTAHETESVRICFPGAGRIVYKQTRTSPLLTAHTGEWLLEPDESGVHLTARHNILLDERSVPSVLGPGTDTARAARHVRERIGQAGMLVLQYATQYALSAVRVL
- a CDS encoding beta-ketoacyl synthase N-terminal-like domain-containing protein codes for the protein MRQPPPAGPAAAPTRPGPDPAAGVLVTGIGVTAPNGLGTNAWWQALLAGRSGIKALTRFDATRYPVRLAGEIRDFADTDHVPSRLLPETDRATRLMLCAAQEALQDCGADPESLPGHTAGVITASSAGGTEFGQRGLAALWDTGARSVSVYQASGFFHGAGPGQIAIRHQLRGTGSTIISEQAGGIDALARARRRIRDGAQLMVTGGVDSTLCPWGWAAHLADGRMSRTADPLRAYRPFNAAADGHLVGEGGALLVLEDAEAAAARGATGYGIVAGCAATFDGPDTPRLREAAQLALTDARLTPADIDVVFADGAGERAGDLAESAVLCALFGPHGVPVTVPKTMTGRLAAGGSSLDLAAALLALRDQVIPPTTGTGPLAPDCPLDLVVDHPRPRPGLRTALVLARGRGGFNAAAVLKAPHA
- a CDS encoding AfsR/SARP family transcriptional regulator; amino-acid sequence: MEFQVLGSVQVHDERSGVLVVPTGAKQRALLGTLVVRAGHLVPTGLLVDELWGEHPPANAANALQAHVGRLRRLLPGAVPGSGERHHPFLVTRPLGYVLSLGRAETDVRRFRRLAQQGRALAGTDPAGAAEVLRRGLALWRGPALQGSGRGAVCSAEAALLEEMRLTALERLYEAEVRTGRGQEITGELEELTAAHPLRERFYELLMSALHRCGRQAEALGTYDRARRALVHDLGIEPGPALRGCLQTILRQDPWSPPPAPAPSAAHIPAAAPAPGAGAPGTAPAPAPPPAAAAPAGGGHPAAGHPGGDVLGVRALYEELLRLRGHVERLSREQRALAERLDQADGDRMDGDRPDRVDRMARAGRVDGADRVEGVTRVEGARAVGR
- a CDS encoding DUF6059 family protein — translated: MKLLRPCLRLVRSLWDALVVYGLLSVCGQTSAYEAAARRAPLRGLPPGHPERLRADVPLSALERRLARELSDAGPGHRGPA
- a CDS encoding thioesterase domain-containing protein, with translation MASRTRDDGAGEGRVRLYCLAHAGAGVASYRRWPTAAGTTLDVTPLPLPGRENRRREPRITDRAALLADLLPPLLTAARLGPYALYGHSLGALVAYTLTRALADAGAPPPLLLAVGACPPPHTSTALVGAADLPDADLLPLLENLGSLPSGTSASPGGLWRRSVLPVLRDDLRLAASLRAAALHPATGGPVTCPVLVFAGSDDPLTEPATLTHWQRWTTGPIVSHTVTGDHFFADSPDLPHLVARACRDRLAAPATRGQR
- a CDS encoding beta-ketoacyl-[acyl-carrier-protein] synthase family protein, which translates into the protein MKRVVITGIGVIAPSAVGAAGFWSLLTSGRTATRGITLFDASGYRSQVAAEVDFDPAAHGFTLADTERLDRVAQFALVSAREAIADSGLDDATDTRAETRALRTGVSLGSAIGCTTAMATQYAILSDFGSTWTVDHTRAGAFLYDYVVPSSLAAVVARDIGAQGPVGLISSGCTSGLDAIGHGADLIREGSADIVVAGGAEAPISPITMACFDRMRLTSPRNDDPTTACRPFDRTRDGFVLGEGAAVLVLEELEHARRRGARAYAELSGYAALSSAHHMTGLRPGGQEMAAAIRAALDEARLNPVDVEYVNAHGAGTRPNDRHETHAIKAGLGDHARSIPISSIKSMIGHALGAAGALDVAASALAIQHDTVPPTANLRQPDPTCDLDYTPLIARQMRTSTVLSVASGFGGFHSATVLTQPQLKQAV
- a CDS encoding BTAD domain-containing putative transcriptional regulator; its protein translation is MEIKVLGTLNADVNGMSIVPTAGKPRQILALLALYPGRVVPVPTLMEEIWGTNLPQSSLTTLQTYILQLRRMLGTAMGPGAPGTAKDVLATRYGGYLLQIPAESVDVYRYERLLAEGRQAFEDGQDERSATLLRQALQLWDGPALVDVRVGPILEIEVMRLDQSRLVAQERRIDADLRLGRHVELIAELTHLIARHPQHEGLHSQAMLALYRSGRQAAALDLYRRLRQRLIDELGVEPSPQLQRMHQAMLAVDPHLDILSGPRRTSTFDLYAA